The sequence CGTCGGCCAGTCCGAAAAGGCCTTGATGCCCTGGCGGATTTCCATGTCCTGCAGCACGTCGACGCCCTCGAACGGGACGCCGAGGCGTTCCAGGATCGCCACGGCGCGGCTCGAAAAGCCGCACTGCGGGAACAGCGGCGTGCCCTTCATGAACAGCACGACATCGTTGGAATTGACGATTTCAGCGAGGCGGGCATTGGTATCGGACATGGTGTAAGCTCCTCGTTCCCTCAGTTGGGAACGGCAGTGGTCAGTTGCAAGGCGTGAAGTTCGCCGCCCATGCGGCCACCGAAAGCGGCATAGACCAGCTTGTGCTGGGCGACGCGCGGCTTGCCAATGAACGCGGCCGAGACGACGTGGGCCGCCCAGTGATCGTTGTCACCGGCCAGGTCCGTCAGCGTGATCTGCGCATCGGGCAGGGCGGCGCGGATGATCGCCTCGATCTCTGCAGCAGGCATCGGCATGGGCCGCGCCTCAACCCATCAGCGCGCGGCGGGCTTCGACCATCTTGGCGTCGAGCGCGGCGCGGATATCGCCTTCCGACACGTCGACGCCAGCGCTGGTCAGATCGCCCAGCAGCTTGCGGATCACGTCTTCGTCGCCGGCTTCCTCGAAGTCGGCCTGGACCACGGCCTTGGCATAGGCTTCGGCTTCAACGGCAGAGAGGCCCATCT comes from Novosphingobium ginsenosidimutans and encodes:
- the grxD gene encoding Grx4 family monothiol glutaredoxin, which codes for MSDTNARLAEIVNSNDVVLFMKGTPLFPQCGFSSRAVAILERLGVPFEGVDVLQDMEIRQGIKAFSDWPTIPQLYVKGEFVGGSDIMMEMYEAGELQQLVADAGIAPAA
- a CDS encoding BolA/IbaG family iron-sulfur metabolism protein, translated to MPMPAAEIEAIIRAALPDAQITLTDLAGDNDHWAAHVVSAAFIGKPRVAQHKLVYAAFGGRMGGELHALQLTTAVPN
- a CDS encoding DUF1476 domain-containing protein, which codes for MTNFNDRERAEEAKFAMDEDTQFRVTARRNRLLGQWAAEQMGLSAVEAEAYAKAVVQADFEEAGDEDVIRKLLGDLTSAGVDVSEGDIRAALDAKMVEARRALMG